A window of Panthera leo isolate Ple1 chromosome D2, P.leo_Ple1_pat1.1, whole genome shotgun sequence contains these coding sequences:
- the USP54 gene encoding inactive ubiquitin carboxyl-terminal hydrolase 54 isoform X10: MDDAAECFENLLMRIHFHIADETKEDICTAQHCISHQKFAMTLFEQCVCTSCGATSDPLPFIQMVHYISTTSLCNQAICMLERREKPSPSMFGELLQNASTMGDLRNCPSNCGERIRIRRVLMNAPQIITIGLVWDSDHSDLAEDVIHSLGTCLKLGDLFFRVTDDRAKQSELYLVGMICYYGKHYSTFFFQTKIRKWMYFDDAHVKEIGPKWKDVVTKCIKGHYQPLLLLYADPQGTPVSTQDLPPQVEFQSYSKTCYDSEDSGREPSISSDTRTDSSTESYPYKHSHHESVVSHFSSESQGTVIYNVENDSTSQSSRDTGHLTDSECNQKLTSKKGSLIERKRNSGRVRRKGDEPQASGYHSEGETLKEKQAPRNASKPSSSTNRLRDFKETVSNMIHNRPSLASQTNLGSPCVGKGGDQTDKKPPRNLPLHSRDWEVESTSSESKSSSSSKYRPTWRPKRESLNIDSIFSKDKRKHCGYTQLSPFSEDSAKEFMPDELSKPPAYDIKTGGPSPQYKPWGPARPGSHLLEQHPRLIQRMESGYESSERNSSSPISLDAALPESSSVCRDPSAKRSAGLAPSWRHIPKSHSSSILEADSTASRSSWAKNQHLSGGELSSKSELDELQEEVARRAQEQELRRKREKELEAAKGFNPHPSRFMDLDELQNQVLALSGRSDGFERSLREADSVFEESLHLEQKGDCAAALALCNEAISKLRLALHGASSSTHSRALVDKKLQISIRKARSLQDRMQQQQSSSPQPSQLSACPPSQGAALPQPTSEQPIPLQVLLSREAQLEPCTNTEFGASSFIHSPASCHESHSSLFPESSALSAPQHNSPSRSASNLLTSVEDSIDPSTLHREALPKTPGRTEKNAHYGWEPLDVPESKLQGYKGDNSSCTRFLPQEGRGIDQEQPFQEKRDPVVSSQVMPWSHSTGTDTSERGDAHRLGCSPSSSSAQSSLPLYRACHTVMPAASSPMLHSPDTVQKTNECLQAKSLKTLLTSKVDAGSEDPYRPEFPSTKGLVRSLAEQFQRMQGASTRDGTGSQDRSLPTSLRKNSSPSDSKLPFPQGRGKGHWPWAKQQPSLDGRDRLPSWEEPADYPCLAMNSGLLNSETSRGRQPRLADPSMYQGKPSQVRDARPKELGSSVDLGTSLPLDSWVNVTRLCDSQLKHGVPGPGMKSPPHDSHTCVAYPERNHILLHPHWNQDTEQETSELESLYQASLQASQAGCSGWGQQDVAWHSFNQTGSADGVGRRLHSAPGLGLSRTPTAEMEHSLHEASTVPASQAAPCRGPSREYGEDDQYGAENFHRISRSLSGTVVSERDEAPVSSHSFDSSNARKKPLETGHRCSSSSSLPVIHDPPVFLLGPQLYPPQPQFLSPDVLMPSMTGEPHRPPGTSRSVQQFLAMCDRGETCQGVKHTGRTLNYQSLPHRSRIDASWGPWSETNQHIGARFLSTPGCTPQLTHTATLPERRQGLQVPHAQSWGDLFHSSSHPPIVHPVSPPSSNLHEPLRSAWNLGPTPGSRAPGPRRVDMPPDDDWRQSSYAPQSGHRRTGGEEFLFVLADAPGREQIRARALQHNRW, encoded by the exons CTGCAGAGTGCTTT GAAAATCTCTTGATGAGAATTCACTTCCACATTGCTGATgaaaccaaagaagatatatgtacTGCCCAACACTGCATCTCCCACCAGAAATTTGCAATGACGTTGTTCGAACAG TGTGTATGTACCAGCTGTGGTGCCACTTCTGATCCGCTGCCTTTCATCCAGATGGTACATTACATCTCCACCACTTCCCTTTG CAATCAGGCTATTTGTATGCTGGAAAGACGTGAAAAACCCTCACCAAGCATGTTTGGTGAGCTGCTGCAAAATGCCAGCACCATGGGGGATCTGCGGAACTGTCCG AGTAACTGTGGAGAAAGGATTCGGATTCGCCGTGTGTTGATGAATGCTCCACAGATTATTACAATTGGGCTGGTATGGGACTCGGACCACTCAGACTTGGCAGAGGATGTCATTCACAGCCTGGGTACCTGCCTGAAGCTGGGTGAT CTGTTTTTCAGAGTGACGGATGATCGGGCCAAGCAGTCTGAACTGTACTTAGTAGGAATGATCTGTTACTATGGCAAACATTATTCTACATTCTTTTTCCAAACAAAGATCCGCAAATGGATGTATTTTGATGATGCTCATGTCAAGGAG ATTGGGCCGAAATGGAAGGATGTGGTGACCAAATGCATCAAGGGGCATTATCAGCCTTTGCTACTGCTTTATGCAGACCCGCAGGGTACCCCAGTGTCTACTCAGGACCTGCCTCCCCAAGTTGAGTTCCAGTCATACAGCAAGACCTGCTACGATAGTGAAGATTCAG ggAGGGAGCCCTCCATCTCAAGTGATACTCGAACAGATTCTTCAACGGAGAGCTATCCCTACAAACACTCCCACCATGAGTCTGTGGTCAGTCACTTCTCTTCTGAATCTCAGGGGACAGTCATCTATAATGTGGAGAATGATTCCACGTCTCAGAGCAGTCGGGACACAG GACACCTGACTGATAGTGAATGTAATCAGAAACTCACATCTAAGAAAGGGTCACTGATAGAACGCAAGAGGAACTCTGGCCGGGTTAGGAGGAAAGGCGATGAGCCACAGGCCTCAGGGTACCACAGTGAAG gaGAAACACTGAAAGAGAAGCAGGCTCCTAGGAATGCCTCTAAACCATCTAGCAGCACCAATAGACTAAGGGATTTTAAAGAGACAGTCAGCAATATGATTCACAACAGACCATCACTAGCTTCTCAGACCAACCTAGGATCTCCCTgcgtggggaagggaggagaccAGACTGACAAAAAGCCTCCTAGAAATCTGCCTTTACATTCTCGTGACTGGGAAGTAGAGAGTACCAGCAGTGAGTCAAAATCCAGTTCTTCTAGCAAGTATCGTCCAACGTGGAGACCCAAACGGGAGTCTCTGAATATTGACAGTATCTTTAGTAAGGACAAAAGGAAGCACTGTGGCTATACCCAGCTTAGCCCCTTTTCTGAGGATTCAG CTAAAGAATTTATGCCAGATGAACTAAGCAAGCCACCTGCTTACGACATTAAAACTGGTGGACCAAGCCCCCAGTACAAGCCCTGGGGCCCAGCACGGCCAGGCTCTCACCTTTTAGAACAGCACCCTCGCCTAATACAGCGAATGGAATCTGGCTATGAGAGCAGTGAGAGGAACAGCAGCAGCCCCATCAGCCTGGATGCAGCCCTGCCTGAAAGCTCCAGTGTCTGCAG GGATCCAAGTGCTAAGAGATCAGCTGGGTTGGCACCTTCCTGGCGTCACATCCCAAAGTCTCACAGCAGTAGCATACTGGAGGCAGACTCCACAGCATCCAGGAGTAGCTGGGCAAAAAATCAGCACCTCTCGG GTGGGGAGCTCTCTTCCAAAAGCGAGCTGGATGAATTGCAGGAGGAAGTGGCCAGGAGGGCCCAGGAACAGGAACTTCGCAGGAAACGGGAAAAGGAATTAGAGGCAGCTAAAGGATTTAACCCTCATCCCAGTCGCTTCATGGACTTGGATGAACTGCAGAATCAGG tactGGCCCTTTCAGGGAGGAGTGACGGCTTTGAGAGGTCCTTGCGAGAGGCAGATTCAGTGTTTGAAGAGTCGCTGCATCTGGAACAGAAGGGAGACTGTGCTGCAGCTTTGGCTCTCTGTAACGAAGCTATCT cTAAACTAAGACTTGCCCTGCATGGTGCCAGCTCTAGCACGCACAGCAGAGCCCTAGTCGATAAGAAGTTGCAAATCAGTATTCGAAAAGCACGGAGCCTGCAGGATCGCATGCAGCAGCAGCAATCATCATCGCCGCAGCCGTCGCAGCTCTCAGCCTGCCCCCCTTCACAGGGGGCGGCCCTCCCTCAGCCAACAAG tGAACAGCCTATCCCGCTCCAAGTATTGTTAAGCCGGGAGGCTCAACTAGAACCCTGCACGAATACAGAGTTTGGGGCTAGTTCTTTCATCCACTCACCTGCTTCCTGCCATGAGTCACACTCATCACTCTTCCCAGAGTCATCTGCCCTGTCTGCCCCACAGCACAATTCCCCCAGTAGGTCTGCCTCGAACCTTCTGACTTCAGTTGAGGATAGCATTGACCCCTCTACGCTCCACAGGGAGGCCTTACCTAAAACACCAGGGAGGACTGAGAAGAATGCTCATTATGGTTGGGAACCATTGGATGTACCAGAGAGTAAGCTGCAAGGCTACAAGGGTGACAACAGCAGCTGTACCAGGTTCCTCCCACAAGAAGGAAGAGGTATTGATCAAGAACAGCCATTCCAAGAAAAGAGGGACCCTGTTGTCTCATCCCAGGTGATGCCTTGGTCACACTCAACTGGAACAGACACCTCTGAGAGAGGAGATGCACACAGACTAGGCTGTAGTCCTTCAAGTTCATCAGCTCAGTCCAGCCTTCCCCTGTACAGGGCCTGCCACACTGTAATGCCTGCTGCTTCCTCACCTATGCTTCACTCTCCTGATACTGTGCAGAAGACTAACGAATGCCTCCAAGCCAAAAGCCTCAAAACTTTGTTGACTTCAAAAGTGGATGCTGGCAGCGAGGATCCCTATAGGCCAGAGTTTCCAAGCACAAAGGGGCTTGTCCGTTCTCTAGCAGAGCAATTCCAGAGGATGCAAGGTGCCTCCACAAGGGATGGCACAGGTTCCCAGGATAGAAGTTTGCCAACCAGTCTAAGAAAGAACTCTTCCCCTTCTGACTCTAAGCTTCCTTTCCCACAGGGTCGAGGGAAAGGCCATTGGCCTTGGGCAAAACAACAGCCTTCTTTGGATGGGAGGGACAGACTACCTTCCTGGGAAGAACCTGCTGATTATCCTTGTCTTGCCATGAACTCTGGGCTGCTTAATAGTGAAACTTCTAGGGGAAGACAGCCCAGGTTGGCAGATCCAAGCATGTATCAAGGAAAGCCATCTCAAGTTAGAGACGCTAGGCCTAAGGAACTGGGCAGCAGTGTCGACTTGGGGACTTCCTTGCCTTTGGACTCCTGGGTGAATGTCACAAGGCTCTGTGATTCTCAGCTTAAACATGGGGTCCCTGGGCCAGGAATGAAGTCCCCCCCCCACGATTCCCATACCTGTGTAGCCTATCCAGAAAGAAACCACATCCTTTTGCATCCACATTGGAACCAAGACACAGAGCAGGAGACCTCAGAATTGGAGTCTCTCTACCAAGCCAGTCTTCAGGCTTCTCAAGCTGGCTGTTCTGGATGGGGGCAGCAAGATGTGGCCTGGCATTCATTTAACCAAACGG GCTCTGCAGATGGTGTGGGGAGGAGGTTGCACTCAGCCCCTGGCCTTGGTCTCTCAAGGACCCCAACAGCAGAAATGGAGCACAGTCTCCATGaagccagcacagtgcctgcttctCAG GCTGCACCTTGCCGAGGCCCCAGCAGGGAGTATGGGGAGGATGATCAGTACGGTGCAGAGAACTTTCACCGCATCTCACGCAGTCTCAGTGGCACAGTTGTCTCAGAGAGGGACGAGGCTCCAGTCTCTTCCCACAGTTTT GATTCATCAAATGCGAGGAAAAAGCCTTTGGAAACCGGGCACCGTTGTTCcagctcctcttccctccctgtcaTCCATGACCCTCCTGTGTTTCTCCTTGGTCCCCAACTCTACCCACCCCAACCACAGTTCCTGTCCCCAGATGTCTTGATGCCCAGCATGACAGGGGAGCCCCATAGACCCCCAG gaaCTTCGAGGAGTGTCCAGCAGTTTCTGGCTATGTGTGACAGGGGTGAAACTTGCCAGGGGGTCAAGCACACAGGAAGGACTCTGAACTACCAGAGTCTCCCCCATCGTTCCAGAATAGATGCCTCTTGGGGACCATGGTCAGAGACCAACCAGCATATTGGGGCCAGATTCCTGAGTACTCCAGGGTGCACGCCTCAACTGACACACACTGCCACACTACCAGAAAGGCGCCAGGGCCTTCAGGTTCCTCATGCTCAGTCCTGGGGGGATCTTTTCCATtcatcctcccaccctcccattgTTCACCCTGTGTCTCCACCATCAAGCAATCTTCATGAACCCCTGAGGTCAGCTTGGAATTTGGGTCCTACTCCTGGGTCTCGAGCCCCTGGTCCTCGAAGAGTAGATATGCCCCCCGATGATGACTGGAGGCAAAGCAGTTATGCCCCACAATCTGGGCACAGGAGAACAGGGGGAGAGGAGTTTCTATTTGTTCTAGCAGATGCTCCTGGAAGAGAGCAGATAAGGGCAAGGGCCCTGCAGCACAATAGGTGGTAA
- the USP54 gene encoding inactive ubiquitin carboxyl-terminal hydrolase 54 isoform X2 — protein MSWKRNYFSGGRGSVQGMFTPRSSTSIAPSKGLSNEPGQNSCFLNSALQVLWHLDIFRRSFRQLTTHKCMGDSCIFCALKGIFNQFQCSSEKVLPSDTLRSALAKTFQDEQRFQLGIMDDAAECFENLLMRIHFHIADETKEDICTAQHCISHQKFAMTLFEQCVCTSCGATSDPLPFIQMVHYISTTSLCNQAICMLERREKPSPSMFGELLQNASTMGDLRNCPSNCGERIRIRRVLMNAPQIITIGLVWDSDHSDLAEDVIHSLGTCLKLGDLFFRVTDDRAKQSELYLVGMICYYGKHYSTFFFQTKIRKWMYFDDAHVKEIGPKWKDVVTKCIKGHYQPLLLLYADPQGTPVSTQDLPPQVEFQSYSKTCYDSEDSGREPSISSDTRTDSSTESYPYKHSHHESVVSHFSSESQGTVIYNVENDSTSQSSRDTGHLTDSECNQKLTSKKGSLIERKRNSGRVRRKGDEPQASGYHSEGETLKEKQAPRNASKPSSSTNRLRDFKETVSNMIHNRPSLASQTNLGSPCVGKGGDQTDKKPPRNLPLHSRDWEVESTSSESKSSSSSKYRPTWRPKRESLNIDSIFSKDKRKHCGYTQLSPFSEDSAKEFMPDELSKPPAYDIKTGGPSPQYKPWGPARPGSHLLEQHPRLIQRMESGYESSERNSSSPISLDAALPESSSVCRDPSAKRSAGLAPSWRHIPKSHSSSILEADSTASRSSWAKNQHLSGGELSSKSELDELQEEVARRAQEQELRRKREKELEAAKGFNPHPSRFMDLDELQNQGRSDGFERSLREADSVFEESLHLEQKGDCAAALALCNEAISKLRLALHGASSSTHSRALVDKKLQISIRKARSLQDRMQQQQSSSPQPSQLSACPPSQGAALPQPTSEQPIPLQVLLSREAQLEPCTNTEFGASSFIHSPASCHESHSSLFPESSALSAPQHNSPSRSASNLLTSVEDSIDPSTLHREALPKTPGRTEKNAHYGWEPLDVPESKLQGYKGDNSSCTRFLPQEGRGIDQEQPFQEKRDPVVSSQVMPWSHSTGTDTSERGDAHRLGCSPSSSSAQSSLPLYRACHTVMPAASSPMLHSPDTVQKTNECLQAKSLKTLLTSKVDAGSEDPYRPEFPSTKGLVRSLAEQFQRMQGASTRDGTGSQDRSLPTSLRKNSSPSDSKLPFPQGRGKGHWPWAKQQPSLDGRDRLPSWEEPADYPCLAMNSGLLNSETSRGRQPRLADPSMYQGKPSQVRDARPKELGSSVDLGTSLPLDSWVNVTRLCDSQLKHGVPGPGMKSPPHDSHTCVAYPERNHILLHPHWNQDTEQETSELESLYQASLQASQAGCSGWGQQDVAWHSFNQTGSADGVGRRLHSAPGLGLSRTPTAEMEHSLHEASTVPASQAAPCRGPSREYGEDDQYGAENFHRISRSLSGTVVSERDEAPVSSHSFDSSNARKKPLETGHRCSSSSSLPVIHDPPVFLLGPQLYPPQPQFLSPDVLMPSMTGEPHRPPGTSRSVQQFLAMCDRGETCQGVKHTGRTLNYQSLPHRSRIDASWGPWSETNQHIGARFLSTPGCTPQLTHTATLPERRQGLQVPHAQSWGDLFHSSSHPPIVHPVSPPSSNLHEPLRSAWNLGPTPGSRAPGPRRVDMPPDDDWRQSSYAPQSGHRRTGGEEFLFVLADAPGREQIRARALQHNRW, from the exons CTGCAGAGTGCTTT GAAAATCTCTTGATGAGAATTCACTTCCACATTGCTGATgaaaccaaagaagatatatgtacTGCCCAACACTGCATCTCCCACCAGAAATTTGCAATGACGTTGTTCGAACAG TGTGTATGTACCAGCTGTGGTGCCACTTCTGATCCGCTGCCTTTCATCCAGATGGTACATTACATCTCCACCACTTCCCTTTG CAATCAGGCTATTTGTATGCTGGAAAGACGTGAAAAACCCTCACCAAGCATGTTTGGTGAGCTGCTGCAAAATGCCAGCACCATGGGGGATCTGCGGAACTGTCCG AGTAACTGTGGAGAAAGGATTCGGATTCGCCGTGTGTTGATGAATGCTCCACAGATTATTACAATTGGGCTGGTATGGGACTCGGACCACTCAGACTTGGCAGAGGATGTCATTCACAGCCTGGGTACCTGCCTGAAGCTGGGTGAT CTGTTTTTCAGAGTGACGGATGATCGGGCCAAGCAGTCTGAACTGTACTTAGTAGGAATGATCTGTTACTATGGCAAACATTATTCTACATTCTTTTTCCAAACAAAGATCCGCAAATGGATGTATTTTGATGATGCTCATGTCAAGGAG ATTGGGCCGAAATGGAAGGATGTGGTGACCAAATGCATCAAGGGGCATTATCAGCCTTTGCTACTGCTTTATGCAGACCCGCAGGGTACCCCAGTGTCTACTCAGGACCTGCCTCCCCAAGTTGAGTTCCAGTCATACAGCAAGACCTGCTACGATAGTGAAGATTCAG ggAGGGAGCCCTCCATCTCAAGTGATACTCGAACAGATTCTTCAACGGAGAGCTATCCCTACAAACACTCCCACCATGAGTCTGTGGTCAGTCACTTCTCTTCTGAATCTCAGGGGACAGTCATCTATAATGTGGAGAATGATTCCACGTCTCAGAGCAGTCGGGACACAG GACACCTGACTGATAGTGAATGTAATCAGAAACTCACATCTAAGAAAGGGTCACTGATAGAACGCAAGAGGAACTCTGGCCGGGTTAGGAGGAAAGGCGATGAGCCACAGGCCTCAGGGTACCACAGTGAAG gaGAAACACTGAAAGAGAAGCAGGCTCCTAGGAATGCCTCTAAACCATCTAGCAGCACCAATAGACTAAGGGATTTTAAAGAGACAGTCAGCAATATGATTCACAACAGACCATCACTAGCTTCTCAGACCAACCTAGGATCTCCCTgcgtggggaagggaggagaccAGACTGACAAAAAGCCTCCTAGAAATCTGCCTTTACATTCTCGTGACTGGGAAGTAGAGAGTACCAGCAGTGAGTCAAAATCCAGTTCTTCTAGCAAGTATCGTCCAACGTGGAGACCCAAACGGGAGTCTCTGAATATTGACAGTATCTTTAGTAAGGACAAAAGGAAGCACTGTGGCTATACCCAGCTTAGCCCCTTTTCTGAGGATTCAG CTAAAGAATTTATGCCAGATGAACTAAGCAAGCCACCTGCTTACGACATTAAAACTGGTGGACCAAGCCCCCAGTACAAGCCCTGGGGCCCAGCACGGCCAGGCTCTCACCTTTTAGAACAGCACCCTCGCCTAATACAGCGAATGGAATCTGGCTATGAGAGCAGTGAGAGGAACAGCAGCAGCCCCATCAGCCTGGATGCAGCCCTGCCTGAAAGCTCCAGTGTCTGCAG GGATCCAAGTGCTAAGAGATCAGCTGGGTTGGCACCTTCCTGGCGTCACATCCCAAAGTCTCACAGCAGTAGCATACTGGAGGCAGACTCCACAGCATCCAGGAGTAGCTGGGCAAAAAATCAGCACCTCTCGG GTGGGGAGCTCTCTTCCAAAAGCGAGCTGGATGAATTGCAGGAGGAAGTGGCCAGGAGGGCCCAGGAACAGGAACTTCGCAGGAAACGGGAAAAGGAATTAGAGGCAGCTAAAGGATTTAACCCTCATCCCAGTCGCTTCATGGACTTGGATGAACTGCAGAATCAGG GGAGGAGTGACGGCTTTGAGAGGTCCTTGCGAGAGGCAGATTCAGTGTTTGAAGAGTCGCTGCATCTGGAACAGAAGGGAGACTGTGCTGCAGCTTTGGCTCTCTGTAACGAAGCTATCT cTAAACTAAGACTTGCCCTGCATGGTGCCAGCTCTAGCACGCACAGCAGAGCCCTAGTCGATAAGAAGTTGCAAATCAGTATTCGAAAAGCACGGAGCCTGCAGGATCGCATGCAGCAGCAGCAATCATCATCGCCGCAGCCGTCGCAGCTCTCAGCCTGCCCCCCTTCACAGGGGGCGGCCCTCCCTCAGCCAACAAG tGAACAGCCTATCCCGCTCCAAGTATTGTTAAGCCGGGAGGCTCAACTAGAACCCTGCACGAATACAGAGTTTGGGGCTAGTTCTTTCATCCACTCACCTGCTTCCTGCCATGAGTCACACTCATCACTCTTCCCAGAGTCATCTGCCCTGTCTGCCCCACAGCACAATTCCCCCAGTAGGTCTGCCTCGAACCTTCTGACTTCAGTTGAGGATAGCATTGACCCCTCTACGCTCCACAGGGAGGCCTTACCTAAAACACCAGGGAGGACTGAGAAGAATGCTCATTATGGTTGGGAACCATTGGATGTACCAGAGAGTAAGCTGCAAGGCTACAAGGGTGACAACAGCAGCTGTACCAGGTTCCTCCCACAAGAAGGAAGAGGTATTGATCAAGAACAGCCATTCCAAGAAAAGAGGGACCCTGTTGTCTCATCCCAGGTGATGCCTTGGTCACACTCAACTGGAACAGACACCTCTGAGAGAGGAGATGCACACAGACTAGGCTGTAGTCCTTCAAGTTCATCAGCTCAGTCCAGCCTTCCCCTGTACAGGGCCTGCCACACTGTAATGCCTGCTGCTTCCTCACCTATGCTTCACTCTCCTGATACTGTGCAGAAGACTAACGAATGCCTCCAAGCCAAAAGCCTCAAAACTTTGTTGACTTCAAAAGTGGATGCTGGCAGCGAGGATCCCTATAGGCCAGAGTTTCCAAGCACAAAGGGGCTTGTCCGTTCTCTAGCAGAGCAATTCCAGAGGATGCAAGGTGCCTCCACAAGGGATGGCACAGGTTCCCAGGATAGAAGTTTGCCAACCAGTCTAAGAAAGAACTCTTCCCCTTCTGACTCTAAGCTTCCTTTCCCACAGGGTCGAGGGAAAGGCCATTGGCCTTGGGCAAAACAACAGCCTTCTTTGGATGGGAGGGACAGACTACCTTCCTGGGAAGAACCTGCTGATTATCCTTGTCTTGCCATGAACTCTGGGCTGCTTAATAGTGAAACTTCTAGGGGAAGACAGCCCAGGTTGGCAGATCCAAGCATGTATCAAGGAAAGCCATCTCAAGTTAGAGACGCTAGGCCTAAGGAACTGGGCAGCAGTGTCGACTTGGGGACTTCCTTGCCTTTGGACTCCTGGGTGAATGTCACAAGGCTCTGTGATTCTCAGCTTAAACATGGGGTCCCTGGGCCAGGAATGAAGTCCCCCCCCCACGATTCCCATACCTGTGTAGCCTATCCAGAAAGAAACCACATCCTTTTGCATCCACATTGGAACCAAGACACAGAGCAGGAGACCTCAGAATTGGAGTCTCTCTACCAAGCCAGTCTTCAGGCTTCTCAAGCTGGCTGTTCTGGATGGGGGCAGCAAGATGTGGCCTGGCATTCATTTAACCAAACGG GCTCTGCAGATGGTGTGGGGAGGAGGTTGCACTCAGCCCCTGGCCTTGGTCTCTCAAGGACCCCAACAGCAGAAATGGAGCACAGTCTCCATGaagccagcacagtgcctgcttctCAG GCTGCACCTTGCCGAGGCCCCAGCAGGGAGTATGGGGAGGATGATCAGTACGGTGCAGAGAACTTTCACCGCATCTCACGCAGTCTCAGTGGCACAGTTGTCTCAGAGAGGGACGAGGCTCCAGTCTCTTCCCACAGTTTT GATTCATCAAATGCGAGGAAAAAGCCTTTGGAAACCGGGCACCGTTGTTCcagctcctcttccctccctgtcaTCCATGACCCTCCTGTGTTTCTCCTTGGTCCCCAACTCTACCCACCCCAACCACAGTTCCTGTCCCCAGATGTCTTGATGCCCAGCATGACAGGGGAGCCCCATAGACCCCCAG gaaCTTCGAGGAGTGTCCAGCAGTTTCTGGCTATGTGTGACAGGGGTGAAACTTGCCAGGGGGTCAAGCACACAGGAAGGACTCTGAACTACCAGAGTCTCCCCCATCGTTCCAGAATAGATGCCTCTTGGGGACCATGGTCAGAGACCAACCAGCATATTGGGGCCAGATTCCTGAGTACTCCAGGGTGCACGCCTCAACTGACACACACTGCCACACTACCAGAAAGGCGCCAGGGCCTTCAGGTTCCTCATGCTCAGTCCTGGGGGGATCTTTTCCATtcatcctcccaccctcccattgTTCACCCTGTGTCTCCACCATCAAGCAATCTTCATGAACCCCTGAGGTCAGCTTGGAATTTGGGTCCTACTCCTGGGTCTCGAGCCCCTGGTCCTCGAAGAGTAGATATGCCCCCCGATGATGACTGGAGGCAAAGCAGTTATGCCCCACAATCTGGGCACAGGAGAACAGGGGGAGAGGAGTTTCTATTTGTTCTAGCAGATGCTCCTGGAAGAGAGCAGATAAGGGCAAGGGCCCTGCAGCACAATAGGTGGTAA